ACCAGTGCGCGTCCAAGGGGCGTTTGTCTCCGACCAAGAGGTGGAAGAAGTCGTTCGGTTTGTCATCGGACAGCAGCAGGCGCAATATTATGAGGAGATGTTCGTCGAAGACAGCGAACCCTCTTCCTCAGCCCTTGAAGACGAGTTGTACGATGAGGCGGTCCGTCTTGTCGTTGAAATGCAAAGCGCCTCCGTCTCGATGCTGCAACGCCGCTTCCGCATCGGTTACAATCGCGCCGCTCGGCTCATTGATGCCATGGAGGAGCGCGGCGTCGTCGGCCCGTATGAAGGAAGCAAGCCGCGCGCCGTTCTTTGGTCGAAGGAAGATTTAAAAAAGACATCATAAATGGGAAAAAGGGCGGGCGAAAAAAGCCTGCCCGCTCAATCATACATCTTATTGGAAGCGTTGCCAATCCTATTTCTTTTTCTTCGACAAAATTTGATATCACCTATTTATTTGCCCAGTAAAAAATGATATAGTAATCTCAAAAAGGTTATATGTCTAATGTCAGAGGTCTGATCTCAACGGAAATGCGTAACACGGAGGACGTTGTCATGTCAATCAAATCAGACAGCCGCCACCTTTACTTGCAAGTGATTGATCGCATCAAGCGCGATATTGAAACGGGAGTGTACAAAGAAAAGCAAAAACTGCCGTCCGAGTTTGAACTCGCCAAACAGCTTGGCGTCAGCCGGGCGACATTGAGGGAAGCGCTGCGGGTGCTGGAAGAAGAAAACATTATCATCCGCCGCCACGGCGTCGGAACGTTTGTCAACGCCCGTCCGCTGTTTACGTCCGGCATCGAGCAGCTCTCAAGCGTCACGGATATGATTCGTCAAGCGGGGCGCAAGCCAGGAACGATTTTTTTGTCTTCCTCCATCCAACAGCCGACGGAAGACGATATGCGCCGCTTCCAATGCCGGCCGGACGAGAATTTGTTGCTCATCGAGCGGGTGCGCACCGCCGATGGGGAGCCGGTCGTTTATTGCTTGGATAAAATTTTATGCAAATATTTGCCAAAGGGCATCTCCTATGAACAGGAGTCGCTGTTTGAAAACTTGCACAACCAAACGCATCGTGATATCGCCTATGCGGTCGCGCGCATCGTGCCGCTCGGCTATCATGAAAAAGTGTCGCCGATTTTGCAATGCGACCCGGAAACGGCGCTGCTTGTGCTCAAGCAAATGCATTTCGATAAAAACGATGAGCCGATTTTTTATTCCGTCAACTACTTCCGCTCCGACAAGTTCAGCTTCCATGTCATGCGGAAGCGGTTCAGCTTTTAAGGGGGGTGAAAATGGGTACATAGAAAGAGAGCGGAAGCTTTATACTAACTAATTAAAGAACAAATTTTCAAGCCAGGGGGTAGTGAATGTGAAAAAGCGAATCGGATTGGTGTTGTCCGTCCTGTTTGCCGCCGGCACGCTGCTTAGCGCCTGCGGACAAGCCGGCAACAATGCGGGAGGCGGCAATCAGAAAGATACGTTCAGTGTCGCCATGGTCACCGATGTCGGCGGCATTGACGACAAATCGTTCAACCAGTCGGCTTGGGAAGGGCTGCAAAAGTTCGGCAAAGACAACGGGCTTGAAAAAGGCCGCGGCGGCTACGACTACTTGCAGTCATCGAGCGACGCTGACTATGCCACGAACTTAAACAAGCTTGTGCGCAGCGACTTTGACTTGATTTTCGGCATCGGGTATTTGATGGGCGACGCGGTGAAAGAAGTCGCTAAGCAAAACCCGAAAAAACATTTCGCCATCGTCGACACTGTTGTTGACGAGCCAAATGTCGCCAGCATCACGTTCAAGGAGCATGAAGGCTCGTTCCTTGTCGGTGTTGTCGCCGGGCTAATGACGAAAACGAATAAAATCGGCTTTGTCGGTGGGATGGAGATTCCGTTGATCGAAAAATTCGAAAGCGGATTCCGCGCCGGCGTGAAAGCGGTCAATCCGAAGGCGACTGTGGAAGTGCAATACGCCGGGGCGTTCGACCAAGCGGATAAAGGGAAAGCGATCGCCTCGAGCATGTACGCATCTGGCATCGACATCATCTACCATGCAGCGGGCGCGACTGGGAACGGCGTCTTCTCGGAAGCGAAAGATTTGAAGAAGAAAGATCCGAACCGCGAAATTTGGGTCATCGGTGTTGACAAAGACCAAGCGCCGGAGGGAGAAGTGAAAGTCGGCGGCAAAACGTACAACGTAACGCTCACTTCGATGGTGAAACGCGTCGATGTCGCTGTCTATGACACGGCGAAACGGGCGAAAGAGGGCGACTTCCCGGGCGGCAAAACGATTGAGTACGGGTTGCCGGAAAATGGGGTTGGCATTGCCCCGACGCAAGACAACATTCCGGAGAACGTGTTAAAAACAGTTGACGAATGGAAGCAAAAAATCATCAAAGGCGAAGTGAAAGTTCCAACAAACCGGAAAGAGTACGAGCAATTCGCTGCGACGATCAAGTGACGAACAACGGCGAAGAAGGCTAGTGCGCGCCGCTAGCCTTCTTCAAAATCATAAAATGAAGGGCGGCTGTTTCGCTGTCGCCTTTCATTTTGTGATTTTGACCTTGCTTGAGTAAGGAGTGAATCGCTTGGAATACGTGATTGAAATGCTCAATATCCGCAAGGTGTTTGGCACGTTTGTCGCCAATGACAACATTACGCTGCAAGTGAAAAAGGGGGAGATACACGCTCTGCTTGGCGAAAACGGGGCCGGCAAATCGACGCTCATGAACGTGCTGTTCGGTTTATACCAGCCGGACGGCGGCGAAATCCGCGTCAAAGGAAAGCCGGTGCGCATTACCGACCCGAACGTCGCCAATGATCTTGGCATCGGCATGGTGCATCAGCACTTTATGCTCGTCGATACGTTCACGGTGACGGAAAACATCATTTTAGGCAGCGAACCGACGCGGGCCGGAACGATCGATATGAAGCGGGCGGAGCGGGAAGTGCGCGAATTGTCGGAACGATATGGACTCGCGGTCGATCCGACAGCGAAGATCGCCGACATTTCCGTCGGCATGCAGCAGCGCGTGGAAATTTTAAAGACGCTTTACCGCGGCGCCGATATTTTGATTTTTGACGAACCGACAGCGGTGTTGACGCCGCAGGAAATTCGCGAGCTCATGCAAATTATGCGCACGCTCGTCCGCGAAGGAAAATCCATCATTTTAATTACGCACAAACTCAAAGAAATTATGGAAGTGTGCGACCGCGTCACCGTCATCCGCCGCGGCAAAGGAATTGCGACGCTCAATGTGGCGGAGACGAATCCGAACGAACTGGCGGCGCTCATGGTCGGCCGCGAGGTGCAGTTTACGACCGCTAAGAAACCGGCTGAGCCGGGAAAACCGGTGTTGGAAATTAAAGACTTAGTCGTCAAGGACGCGCGCGGGATCAAAGCGGTCAACGGTTTGAACTTGACGGTGCACGCCGGCGAGATCGTCGGCATTGCTGGAGTCGACGGCAACGGCCAGACCGAGCTCATTGAAGCCATAACCGGCTTGATCAAAGCTGAATCAGGGACAATCCGCCTCAACGGCCGAGACATTACGAATTTGCCGCCGCGTAAAATCATCGAAGCCGGCGTCGGCCATATTCCGCAAGATCGGCATAAGCACGGGCTTGTCCTTGACTTTCCGATCGGCGAAAACATGGTGCTGCAAACGTACTATCAGCCGCCGTACTCGAAACGGGGTCTGTTGAATTTTCAAGCCATTTACGAAAAAGCGCGCCAGCTCATCCGCGAATTTGACGTGCGCACGCCGGATGAATATACGAAGGCGCGGGCGCTATCGGGCGGAAACCAGCAAAAAGCGATCATCGGCCGTGAAGTCGACCGCGACCCGGACTTGTTGATCGCCGCCCAGCCGACGAGGGGGCTTGATGTTGGAGCGATCGAATTTATTCATAAGCGGCTCATTGAACAGCGAGACCGCGGGAAAGCGGTGCTGCTCGTCTCGTTTGAGCTTGACGAAGTGATGAACGTCAGCGACCGGATCGCTGTCATTTATGAAGGAAACATCGTCGCCATCGTTGATCCGAAAGAAACAACCGAACAGGAGCTCGGGCTGTTGATGGCTGGAAGCAAACGGAAGGAAGCAGGTGTGTCGTGATGAAGTCGAATCGTCTCCAGCAATTTTTGATACCATTGTTGGCCGTTCTTCTTGGCATGATCGCCGGTTCGATCGTGATGCTTGCAAGCGGCTACAACCCGATCGCCGGCTTTGGCGCTCTCGTGTACGGGGCGTTTGGCGATACGTACTATATCGGCGAAACGATCCGCCAGACGACGCCATACATTTTAACGGGCTTGGCGGTGGCGTTTGCCTTTCGCACCGGCTTGTTTAACATCGGGGTTGAAGGGCAGCTGATCGTCGGCTGGCTCGCTGCCGTCTGGGTCGGGGTGTCCTTTGATTTGCCCAAAATCATCCATTTGCCGCTTGCCTTGTTGGCCGCCGCGTTGGCCGGGGCGCTATGGGGCTTGATTCCGGGTGTGCTGAAGGCGTATTTAAAAGTGCACGAAGTCATTATTACGATCATGATGAACTATATTGCTTTGCATGTAACGAACGCCATCATCCGTTCCGTTTTGTCTGATGAGGGATTTAAATCAAAGCCGGTGAAAGAAAGCGCATCGCTTCACTCCGACTTTTTTGATGCCATTACGCATCATTCCACCATGCATTACGGCATTTTCATCGCTGTCGCCGCCGCATTTGTCATGTGGTTTTTGCTTGAGCGGACGACGAAAGGGTTTGAGCTGCGGGCGGTCGGTTTCAATCAGCATGCGTCACAGTACGCGGGCATGAATGTGCGCGCCAACATCATTTTAGCGATGGTCATCTCCGGCGCTTTTGCCGGCGTCGCCGGGGCGATGGAGGGGCTTGGCACATTTGGAAACATCTCGACGAAAGCCGGCTTTACCGGCCTTGGATTTGATGGCATCGCGGTTGCCTTGATCGGAGGAAACAACGCGTTTGGCATTTTGCTCTCCGCCTTGTTGTTTGGCGCCTTAAAAGTCGGGGCGTTGGAAATGCCGTCAAGCGCCGGCGTGCCGACCGAACTCGTCGATATTATTATCGCGCTCATCATTTTCTTTGTTGCATCCAGCTACATGATCCGCTGGCTGTTATCTCGTTGGCAAAAGGGGGCGGAGTAAGTGAGCGTGTATGACGTCTTGCAAACGATTGTCCCGACAACGATTTTCTTTGCGGCTCCTCTCATTTTCACCGCCCTTGGCGGCGTGTTTAGTGAACGGTCCGGCGTCGTCAACATCGGGCTTGAAGGATTGATGACCATCGGCGCGTTTGTCGGCATCGTCTTTAATTTGACGTTTGCCGATCGGTTTGGCGAATGGACGCCGTGGCTTGCCTTATTGGCTGCCATGGTGGTCGGCGCTGTATTTTCCCTGCTGCACGCTGTCGCGTCGGTCACATTTCGCGCCGACCAAGTCGTAAGCGGGGTGGCGATCAACTTTTTGGCGCTTGGTCTGTCGCTGTTTTTAGTGAAGAAAATGTACGGCAAGGGGC
Above is a window of Geobacillus thermoleovorans DNA encoding:
- a CDS encoding ABC transporter ATP-binding protein, encoding MEYVIEMLNIRKVFGTFVANDNITLQVKKGEIHALLGENGAGKSTLMNVLFGLYQPDGGEIRVKGKPVRITDPNVANDLGIGMVHQHFMLVDTFTVTENIILGSEPTRAGTIDMKRAEREVRELSERYGLAVDPTAKIADISVGMQQRVEILKTLYRGADILIFDEPTAVLTPQEIRELMQIMRTLVREGKSIILITHKLKEIMEVCDRVTVIRRGKGIATLNVAETNPNELAALMVGREVQFTTAKKPAEPGKPVLEIKDLVVKDARGIKAVNGLNLTVHAGEIVGIAGVDGNGQTELIEAITGLIKAESGTIRLNGRDITNLPPRKIIEAGVGHIPQDRHKHGLVLDFPIGENMVLQTYYQPPYSKRGLLNFQAIYEKARQLIREFDVRTPDEYTKARALSGGNQQKAIIGREVDRDPDLLIAAQPTRGLDVGAIEFIHKRLIEQRDRGKAVLLVSFELDEVMNVSDRIAVIYEGNIVAIVDPKETTEQELGLLMAGSKRKEAGVS
- a CDS encoding GntR family transcriptional regulator gives rise to the protein MSIKSDSRHLYLQVIDRIKRDIETGVYKEKQKLPSEFELAKQLGVSRATLREALRVLEEENIIIRRHGVGTFVNARPLFTSGIEQLSSVTDMIRQAGRKPGTIFLSSSIQQPTEDDMRRFQCRPDENLLLIERVRTADGEPVVYCLDKILCKYLPKGISYEQESLFENLHNQTHRDIAYAVARIVPLGYHEKVSPILQCDPETALLVLKQMHFDKNDEPIFYSVNYFRSDKFSFHVMRKRFSF
- a CDS encoding BMP family lipoprotein encodes the protein MKKRIGLVLSVLFAAGTLLSACGQAGNNAGGGNQKDTFSVAMVTDVGGIDDKSFNQSAWEGLQKFGKDNGLEKGRGGYDYLQSSSDADYATNLNKLVRSDFDLIFGIGYLMGDAVKEVAKQNPKKHFAIVDTVVDEPNVASITFKEHEGSFLVGVVAGLMTKTNKIGFVGGMEIPLIEKFESGFRAGVKAVNPKATVEVQYAGAFDQADKGKAIASSMYASGIDIIYHAAGATGNGVFSEAKDLKKKDPNREIWVIGVDKDQAPEGEVKVGGKTYNVTLTSMVKRVDVAVYDTAKRAKEGDFPGGKTIEYGLPENGVGIAPTQDNIPENVLKTVDEWKQKIIKGEVKVPTNRKEYEQFAATIK
- a CDS encoding ABC transporter permease; protein product: MKSNRLQQFLIPLLAVLLGMIAGSIVMLASGYNPIAGFGALVYGAFGDTYYIGETIRQTTPYILTGLAVAFAFRTGLFNIGVEGQLIVGWLAAVWVGVSFDLPKIIHLPLALLAAALAGALWGLIPGVLKAYLKVHEVIITIMMNYIALHVTNAIIRSVLSDEGFKSKPVKESASLHSDFFDAITHHSTMHYGIFIAVAAAFVMWFLLERTTKGFELRAVGFNQHASQYAGMNVRANIILAMVISGAFAGVAGAMEGLGTFGNISTKAGFTGLGFDGIAVALIGGNNAFGILLSALLFGALKVGALEMPSSAGVPTELVDIIIALIIFFVASSYMIRWLLSRWQKGAE